The window CCCTCGCAATTTTCACGTGGATCTCCCGCCTTTTCCCGCCAAACCGTTTCTTTCACGCGAAAAGGCTGTGCTTTACCGAAAAACCTAAGTTCTTTGAAATAGTTGCGATTTGCGAAGCGAAAATGAATGATGGGGAAACCTCCGAAAGGAAGAGCAATAATCCCCTATCAGAAGAACAGGTCATTATTTTGCCGGGCGAGCGCAACATAAGAGTGTACATTCCCGATTTGGTTTAGCAAGTGATCATCCCTGGAACTCCATAAAGAATGTCCAAATAATCCACCGGGCTTGGGCTTGCCGGGCCCTTCGTTTTTCATGGTGACCAGTCCGGACGCCAGTACTGTGCGAATTCATTGGCCGCTGCAGGAGAGGGGGAGAGCTTTCCGCGCATGAATAACTTTTGCCTCCACATTCGATTATCGGGCGCTCCACTAACGAATCATAAATTTTTTCACAATCCGTTTTTTTCGTGTTATGATATGTATTAGGATTCTTTGAGATGCTAAGATTGGGGGTCTCCTGCATGGCAGATGGGAAAAAATCAAGGACCACCGTTGAAATATATGGACAGCAATATAAAATTGTCGCAGACGAGTCTAGAAGCCATGTCAAAATGGTGGCAAGTCTTGTTGATGAAAAGATGAAAGAACTTAAAGAAATGAATGCGGCACTGGATGTGAATAAACTCGCTGTTCTGACTGCCGTTAATGCGGTGAACGACTATTTGCTCCTTGAGCAGAAATATATCAAACTTGCTGAATCTATACAGAAAGAAGAGGAAAAAGAACAATAATGCTTGATCTAATATTGCTTATCGTACTGATATCCGGATTTGTCGTAGGGCTGCGAAGAGGTTTCATTCTTCAGCTTGTCTATCTTACCGGCTTCATCGTTGCTTTCGTTGTGGCTTATTTGTATTTTGATGATCTTGCTCCCCATTTGAAACTATGGGTGCCGTATCCAGCTTTGCCTGAAGGCAGTTCAATGCAGTTGTTTCTAGACAACATACATATAGAGGCTGCCTATTACCGTGCAATTGCTTTTGCCGTATTGTTCTTCGGGACGAAAATCATTATGCACATCATCGGTGCGATGTTTGACTTCCTGGCCGATTTGCCGGTATTGCGCACCTTTAACGGCTG is drawn from Bacillus marinisedimentorum and contains these coding sequences:
- a CDS encoding CvpA family protein codes for the protein MLDLILLIVLISGFVVGLRRGFILQLVYLTGFIVAFVVAYLYFDDLAPHLKLWVPYPALPEGSSMQLFLDNIHIEAAYYRAIAFAVLFFGTKIIMHIIGAMFDFLADLPVLRTFNGWLGGALGFIEVYLIAFILLYLAAFMQVEFIQQALGDSILAQVIVEHTPGLSRLITNLWVEHIATLLR
- the zapA gene encoding cell division protein ZapA, translated to MADGKKSRTTVEIYGQQYKIVADESRSHVKMVASLVDEKMKELKEMNAALDVNKLAVLTAVNAVNDYLLLEQKYIKLAESIQKEEEKEQ